Within the Methanothermobacter sp. genome, the region ATGTCCTAGTAGGCCGCAGTCTCCGGGTTCTCCTGGCATTACGCTTTCGGGGTAATGGTAGACCGAATCATAGGCGTTAACTGTGTCCTCTCTTATCCAAGCTTCCAGGCCTATCTTAGGTATTATCAGCTTCCCTATGATAGTATACCTTGTATTAGTGGGTATTTCCGGGCTTAAAAGTTCTTTTGGGGCTTTCTTGTATTCTTCGAGGTGGTGTTGTGAGATTTTCACCTTTTCAATGTCCTGGCACCCTTTTATTATAATCAGAGATGATATCATTATAGAAATAATGATTATAATTATTGAGTATATTTTATATCTTCTCATTTTTCACCTTTTAATAAGTTTTTTGACATTTTCTCCTATTATAGACTTGTAATAGACAACTTTATCTGTTTTATCCGTCCAAGCTGTTACCTTAGCGATTATACCAGTATCCGCAATCTCCAATATGATGAGATGCGGTTCTGGTTCTGGTAAGATACCATCTATTTTACTTACTATCCCTTTTATCTTCTTTTCAAATTCTTTTATATCAACCTCCAAGGGTATGTTTACTTTGAGATCTATCCTACGTCTATGGGATGATGTATAATTAACATAGGGGTTTTTTGAAAAAGAAGAATTTGGTATTGTTATAATTTTATTGTCAGAAGTGCAGATTGTTGTTGTCCTAAAACCCATCTTTATAACGGTACCTTTCTGGTTGGAAACTTCGATAACGTCACCAACCTTGAAACTCTTATCTGCAAGTATGAAAAGTCCTGATATAAAATTTGCTAATGTATCCCTAGCAGCGAAACCTACTGCAACACCTACTATTCCTATACTTAAAATTAGCCCCGTAAGATCGATTCCAAACCATTTCAAGATTATGGCAGCCGCTAATATATATAGGGCGTATTTTATTATATCATTCAACACATGTATTACTGTTAAATCTAACTCCCATTTTTCCGCGGTTTTATAAAGTAAGCGCGAAACCCACCTTGTTATAACAAACGTGGCGAACAATGTAATTCCTATAACAAGTAAACCTTCAATTATCATCTTCGGTTGCATATTTCCTCACCTCGATAGACATGAGGTCATAAGCCACTATAGTATTCTCAAATATTTCCCTAGCCGCCTTTTCAATAATATCAGAACGTTTATAACGGGTGCTAAGGTGTGTTAAGATCAAATTTTTCACATTAGATTCTCTAGCTACCTCAGCAGCTTCAGAAGCCGTAGAGTGTCCAGTTTCAAGAGCTTTATCTTCTTTACCTGCCTCGAATGTGGCTTCATGGATGAGTATATGGGAATCCTTAGCCAATTTTACAAGGTTCTGAGATGGTCTTGTATCACCTGAATATGTTATCTTAATACCCTTACGCGGTTTTCCAAGAACCTCTTCCGGTCTTATGATCCTATCACCCAAACGTACCGGGATGCCCCTATGAAGCTTTCCAAATGCTGGTCCAGGCTTTAAACCCAACTTTATAGCCTTATCCCTTAAAAACCTAGGCCTTTTCTTTTCCTCGAAACAATATGATAAATTAGGTACTGTGTGCTCTGTCTCAGCACAACTTATAACATATTCCTCCTTTTCTATGATTTTACCAGCGCCTATTTCATGCACATAAATGTCAAAATCCATTGAAAAATATCCAAGCTTCATCGCCGCATCAACCATTCCCTTGAGGCCAGGGGGGCCGAATATGTGTAGGGGTTTTTCCCTCCCACGGAATGCCATTGTCTGGATCATCCCAGGCAAACCTAAAATGTGATCCCCATGTAAATGGCTTATGAATATTTTCTCTATTTTCATTGGGCTTACCTTTGCCTTTGCCATCTGCCGCTGAGTCCCCTCTCCACAATCGAATAGGAACACTTCACCGAATGCTTTCAAGGCTATTGCGGTATGGTTTCTTTTCTTGGAGGGTATTGCTGCCGAAGTTCCAAGGAATATTAGTTCCATTTTTCACACCAGCCTTTGTAAAAGGTTTATAATCCCATCGTTAATATATCATAAAGGGGAGGGTGAGTATTTTGATTGATATGTTAAGGAAATTAATAAAAGAGGATGTGGGTTTTGAGGATATCACAACTAACGCACTTATAGAGGTTGGCTTAGAAGCTGAAGCAGAAGTCATATCCAAGGATGATGGTATAATAGCTGGGGTTGAGGTTGCAAAGATTACATGTGATGATTTCAATTTAGACTTTAAAGCATATAAGTTAGATGGTGATAAGGTCAAAGAGGATGAAATCATACTCTCAATGAAAGGGGATGCAAGGCATATTCTCCTTATTGAAAGAACCCTCCTTAATCTTATGATGAGAATGAGCGGTATAGCCACTACTACATATAATCTAGTGCAAAGGGCGCGAAGATATAACCCCAACATTATAATCGCTGGAACTCGTAAGACAACACCAGGCTTACAATGGTGGGAGAAACATGCTATCCGTATTGGTGGCGGTGACACTCACCGTTTTAGACTTGACGATTGTGCAATGATAAAAGATAATCATATTTCCCTCATCGGAGACCTAGAGGAGGCTATCAGGAAGGTTAGGTCCTATATAAGTTTCACAAAGAAAATAGAAGTAGAAGTTGAGTCTGTTGAGGATGCTATTATAGCTGCAAGGTGTGGTGCTGATATAATACTCCTTGATAATATGGAGCCATCAGTTATTAAGGATGTTATCAGTACACTTGAAAAGGAAAACTTGAGGGATAATGTTATCCTCGAGGCTTCGGGTGGTATAAACCCTGATAATATTGATGAATATGCCGCTACTGGGGTTGACGTGATATCAATGGGTTTTATCACGCATTCAACGCCTGTAGTAGATTTAAGTTTGGAGATGAGCAAACTGTGACTTGTTTTAATTCTGGTTAAAATTGTCTTTAATATTCTCTAAAATATGCTCCCATTCCATTTAAAAAATTTAGGATTTTTTCAATTATCCAAATATTTATATAGCCATCACACTAATCATATGATAAGAGGAGGTAAAATTTTATGGTCCAAGAGAGCGAAAAAGAGGAATTACCATTTGCAAAGGCTGAAGTTGTAAGACTCATGAAGCAACACCTTGACAGTGACAAGATGATAAGAGAGAGAGTCAAGGTTGAAATGAACAAATTTTTAGGTGAAATATTAGCAAAGGTCTGCAAGGAATTAAACAAGTACCCTTATGCTACAGTGGAATATGACATGTTCAAGGAATGCATTTACCCATATAAGAACATAGAAAGGATAAACAAGGAAAAAGAGAGGATAATAAAACACTTAGAGGCTATAAAAGCGGACTGTGACTCTCTAGCCATGGATATTGAACGTACAATGAAATCACGAGAGGAATGATGACACTATCTTTCGATTGTTATAAAACCTGTTTTAAGTTTTTTGATTTCTTCACTGGTTAACTTGCGCTTCGAAGCCTTTGGATGAGCTATGAAGCTTTGACCCATAGGATCTTCCAATATAACCTTAACCTTTTTCTCACCATCCCTAACCTTTTTAAGGTCCTCGAGTAAATTAAGGGATCTCTCCTGGGCTTTCTCATCCTCGAAAAGTTTTAAAGCCATTTTAACAGCTGCTTGGAATCTTTCGATAACCCCCTCAATATTTGAAATATAAGCTGTGGACCTTGGCCCTGGCTCCACCTTTAAACCTAGTTCTGGTATTTTTATAGTGGCTGATTGTGATTTAACCACCCTCGCGTTTAAGGTTTCAGATTCAACCCATAAAGAGTATCTCATAGGTTCTCCATGATCCAGGCAGAGAACGTCACTGTAACGGTATCCACATTCCTGGCATATAAGCGTTGATTCCATGACCTCACCAAAATATGGTATCTTCTCCAAGTGCGTGGTGATTTCCAACGATTTTTGGGCATGACATACTGGACAATCGATTTTCATTGTTGATCATCTTCTCCTTTGTATATTAGTCCTTTTTTGTCGAGTTCATGAGTTATCTTAGTGAGACTTTCCTCGTCTGGTGCGCATATTATATGTGAGTGTATGTTATTCGATAATTTGTAGAGTCTTTCAAGATCCTTTTTTCGTTTAGGATTGCTCTGAAGCCTGTCAAGGAACCTCTGAGCCTCCCTGGGATCATATACATTCACTTCCCTTTTAAGAGGCTCTGTGAATCCTGGTATATAATAAGCGACATCTACTATTCGTCCACCATACTTTCTAATAACTATATCTATAACTTCAGGTAGCTTATCTACTGAGTGTTTTAATGTTATCAGTTTGCAACACTCTCTTATGAATGACAGCATCCTTTTTATTGTACAATTTACGCTTTCATTGTCAATCACTGGTACATTATGCTCCCTCGCCGCTTTCACTAAATGATCGTGTATGATCCTGTTTTCTTTGAAATATTCAAGATGCTTACCCCCTCTTTTGATTTCCATGGCCCTTTTGACGAATCTTTCTTTGTGGACTTCCTCATCCGCAGATAATATGAAAAAGTGTATTGAAGCTTCATCCTTGAATTTGGCTATGTCTAAGAGACCTGGGATTAAATGTACTCCTTCTATTACTATGTCATCCGCATCTTCAATGGCTCTCTTTATAACCTTTTCAATGGCAGGTATGACAAAGGAAGCGTGTTCTTCAAATCCCGCGCTTACCAGCGATTTATAGTCTCCGAATCTTTCTTTATCTCTCAAGGCAGTGTAAGCATCAAAGGATGATCTGTGGAGTACTGGAGCATAATCTGGTCCAATGATCCCCCTCACAACTTCCCGGATAAAATCTGTTTCTATGAGATGTTTTATATTTAATTCACTGGCTATAGCAGCAGCTATTGTAGATTTGCCTATACCAGAAGCGCTTCCTATCAATATTACATACGGTTTCCTCAATATCCCTACTCTCCAAGGCCAAATATTTAGATGTTTCTGTGCACCTTTTCAGTTTAAAGGGAAATCCATGTTCATGTTAGTAGGTCCTTCACCCTTTCCGCGCTTCTTTTCATTTCGAGCCTTATTAGCCCAAGGTTTATATCAACATCTGTTATAACTGCAAGTATGCCTTCACCAGCATCGATCATCAATGTTTTACCCCTGCTGCCCTCTATTGTCACCTGTTCAAGTGGTTCCTGTTGGATCTCCTCAGCTGATCTCTCAGCCGTACCAAATACTGCTGATGCCATTGCAGCTACGAGTTCCGCATCTATACCTGATGGGACTTCGCTCTCAATTATGAGACCATCCTTTCCAACAACCAGAGAGCCATTAACACCATTAATTCTACCTAGATCCTTAAGCACCCTTTCAATCATTTCAACCATATTACCTATCCCCTAGATTTATATATTCATTAACCATTTTATTATTAGGTAAGTACACATAACTAATTAAAGTTTCTATTATCTTCAAACATTAAAATGTTAAGGAGTGATTCTTTGTACATCTTATCTTCTGTAAAAGAACTTCAAAAACTCAACCCATTCATTGTAATAGGCTGTGGTGGTGGAGGAGAAAAATTCGCAAACTTCGAAGGAGTGGAAATAGTAGGATTCGTAGATGATGATCCATCAAAGCATGGAAAAGAATTCTGTGGCTCCATAGTATCATCAGATCTCCTCGAACTCCTTAAGAAGACACCTGCAAAGAGCGTTGCCATAATGTTACCTATTGGAGCTGAAGGAACCGCATTAAAGTATGCAGTCCAGGCAATAAACGAGGGCAAAAATGTTGTAACATCATTCAGATCGCTACCACTCGCCGAAAACCAGTCACTGGTAAAATTCGCCCA harbors:
- a CDS encoding class E sortase gives rise to the protein MISSLIIIKGCQDIEKVKISQHHLEEYKKAPKELLSPEIPTNTRYTIIGKLIIPKIGLEAWIREDTVNAYDSVYHYPESVMPGEPGDCGLLGHRTRYSGPFQLIGNLKPGDIVIIEDFITSKKYTYKVISNGEDIRWDYKENPIRFAQTGKAKLMLITCYPPGRTDAAWITYCELINTQ
- a CDS encoding mechanosensitive ion channel family protein, coding for MQPKMIIEGLLVIGITLFATFVITRWVSRLLYKTAEKWELDLTVIHVLNDIIKYALYILAAAIILKWFGIDLTGLILSIGIVGVAVGFAARDTLANFISGLFILADKSFKVGDVIEVSNQKGTVIKMGFRTTTICTSDNKIITIPNSSFSKNPYVNYTSSHRRRIDLKVNIPLEVDIKEFEKKIKGIVSKIDGILPEPEPHLIILEIADTGIIAKVTAWTDKTDKVVYYKSIIGENVKKLIKR
- the rnz gene encoding ribonuclease Z encodes the protein MELIFLGTSAAIPSKKRNHTAIALKAFGEVFLFDCGEGTQRQMAKAKVSPMKIEKIFISHLHGDHILGLPGMIQTMAFRGREKPLHIFGPPGLKGMVDAAMKLGYFSMDFDIYVHEIGAGKIIEKEEYVISCAETEHTVPNLSYCFEEKKRPRFLRDKAIKLGLKPGPAFGKLHRGIPVRLGDRIIRPEEVLGKPRKGIKITYSGDTRPSQNLVKLAKDSHILIHEATFEAGKEDKALETGHSTASEAAEVARESNVKNLILTHLSTRYKRSDIIEKAAREIFENTIVAYDLMSIEVRKYATEDDN
- the nadC gene encoding carboxylating nicotinate-nucleotide diphosphorylase, with product MIDMLRKLIKEDVGFEDITTNALIEVGLEAEAEVISKDDGIIAGVEVAKITCDDFNLDFKAYKLDGDKVKEDEIILSMKGDARHILLIERTLLNLMMRMSGIATTTYNLVQRARRYNPNIIIAGTRKTTPGLQWWEKHAIRIGGGDTHRFRLDDCAMIKDNHISLIGDLEEAIRKVRSYISFTKKIEVEVESVEDAIIAARCGADIILLDNMEPSVIKDVISTLEKENLRDNVILEASGGINPDNIDEYAATGVDVISMGFITHSTPVVDLSLEMSKL
- a CDS encoding ZPR1 zinc finger domain-containing protein, with the translated sequence MKIDCPVCHAQKSLEITTHLEKIPYFGEVMESTLICQECGYRYSDVLCLDHGEPMRYSLWVESETLNARVVKSQSATIKIPELGLKVEPGPRSTAYISNIEGVIERFQAAVKMALKLFEDEKAQERSLNLLEDLKKVRDGEKKVKVILEDPMGQSFIAHPKASKRKLTSEEIKKLKTGFITIER
- a CDS encoding 3H domain-containing protein produces the protein MRKPYVILIGSASGIGKSTIAAAIASELNIKHLIETDFIREVVRGIIGPDYAPVLHRSSFDAYTALRDKERFGDYKSLVSAGFEEHASFVIPAIEKVIKRAIEDADDIVIEGVHLIPGLLDIAKFKDEASIHFFILSADEEVHKERFVKRAMEIKRGGKHLEYFKENRIIHDHLVKAAREHNVPVIDNESVNCTIKRMLSFIRECCKLITLKHSVDKLPEVIDIVIRKYGGRIVDVAYYIPGFTEPLKREVNVYDPREAQRFLDRLQSNPKRKKDLERLYKLSNNIHSHIICAPDEESLTKITHELDKKGLIYKGEDDQQ
- a CDS encoding roadblock/LC7 domain-containing protein; translation: MIERVLKDLGRINGVNGSLVVGKDGLIIESEVPSGIDAELVAAMASAVFGTAERSAEEIQQEPLEQVTIEGSRGKTLMIDAGEGILAVITDVDINLGLIRLEMKRSAERVKDLLT